In one Diabrotica virgifera virgifera chromosome 7, PGI_DIABVI_V3a genomic region, the following are encoded:
- the LOC126887632 gene encoding facilitated trehalose transporter Tret1-like, translating to MASIFNQTGSSLSGNTVGAIVGVFQMATYCVAAYLIEKCGRRILILTSSFTCVFPMFFLGLYFYLKRIGASIITNIGWFPVVCVIVFIICYGIGLGAIPVAIVGELFSSDLRAKGVGMTLVLDSLAVSFVVFCYPLVTKTFGIHICMWMFCFLCLLGCITLYFILPETKGKSFCEIQHLLSEVH from the coding sequence ATGGCTAGTATATTCAATCAAACGGGTTCAAGTTTATCGGGAAATACTGTCGGAGCAATAGTGGGTGTTTTCCAAATGGCAACGTATTGTGTTGCTGCTTATCTTATAGAAAAGTGCGGTAGAAGAATCCTTATCTTAACGTCTTCATTTACTTGTGTATTTCCTATGTTCTTCTTGGGTTTATATTTTTACCTAAAACGTATAGGTGCAAGTATAATCACTAATATTGGATGGTTTCCCGTTGTTTGTGTAATAGTTTTTATAATCTGTTACGGAATTGGACTTGGTGCTATACCTGTGGCTATCGTAGGCGAACTTTTTTCCAGTGATTTGCGAGCTAAAGGTGTGGGAATGACTTTAGTTCTGGACTCCTTAGCAGTTTCTTTTGTAGTATTTTGCTACCCGTTGGTGACAAAAACATTTGGAATTCACATTTGCATGTGGATGTTTTGTTTTTTGTGTCTTTTGGGATGTATAACTTTGTACTTTATACTACCAGAAACAAAGGGCAAAAGTTTTTGTGAAATACAACATCTGTTATCCGAGGTCCATTAG